The segment TTTGTATAAAGGGAaagaatatgtatatatatatatacacacacacacacacacacacacacacacacacgcacacacacaccaatttgATGATAACATGCCAGAACCCACCGCTTCCCAGGCTGGGCAGGAAGAAAGGCGCTGCTAATCTCCCTTTCAATGTCTCCATCACTGATGCACAGCGGAGGATGCCTGAGCTTACTCTGTCTATCTTCATCCAACTGCAACTGCACCTCAAGAGCAGCAGTTGAGAtcagaaaatgaaacagaatttaaaagaaaataacctgggaaagtaaacaaaaaataaataagtaagcaAAAAATGTTAAGATCAAGCAATTTTTTACTACTTCGCTGGTTGTCAGTCGAAGTGCCTCGTCAGTGGGTGGGTCATCTGTTTCATCCTGGTCGCTGCACCCTGCTTTATCCCTCTCTCTGTCCAGAACTGAGTGAGTGGGCATGCTTAAAGGGTCAACCAGGACCTCATAGGGCACTCCAGGATGTTTCCAGGAGGACGGTGTGTGAACGCTCCACCTGTCCAGTTGCCCGAAGGTCCCTGTGTTAAAGTTTGGGATGAAATACATCATGTCTTGTCACTCTTTAAAAACCCATAGCCCACAGTGGAACCTGCTAACAAGAGACCCTGTGTAAAGAGGAAAGCAGCTCAAGATAATGAGCTTCATATCTTGATAATTGGATACGAGCCTATAAACTCTCCGTTGCGAGACCACAGGCGCACAGTGCAGTCGGTGGAGGATGTCAGCAGCACTTGGTCACTGTCCACAATCTGTAAACTGTAAACACACCCAATTATAAAGTGCACGTGGGCCCGGGGATAAGAAAGCGTGACCTGTTGCCACTTCTTACACATACCCAGTAATACTCTTGATGTGAGCACGCCAGCAATTAGTtgctaaaaaaaggaaattcatattgtgttcaGTTTCCATGACATCCTTACGGCATGTTTTAAGGAAATGTTCATACTTTTTGGTGCTTTTTGTATCGGTCTGAGGGCAAATGACGTAATTTCGTAGATGTAGATGTAGCCCCCTTGATCTGCAGCATAAAGCATGCTGTCATCTGCACTCACAGCCAATTTTGTGATCTGCTGTTTGAATTTAGActtaaatacaaaatgaataattagTATTTTGCAATAAGGAGAAAGAAACACTCATGTGGTaattaatcaaatttaaatataaattacaaTTCAATACAAAACTATTACATAATGGAGATTAAGCTTTTCATTACTTTCTTTGTTTATTAGTTATGTTTTTTCTACATTATTTATAGTTTTTCACATACTTTTCACATACACTGtacagtagggtggtagtagcctagtgggtaacacactcgcctgtgaaccaggagacccaggtttaaaatcccacttactaccattgtgtccctgagcaagacacttaatcctaaattgctacagggggactgtccctgtaactactgattctaagtcgctctggataagggcgtctgataaatgccgtaaatgtaaatgtaaatgtaaaatgtaaatacttttaaacatttttaaaaagttacagTTAaataactgtttaaattgttcaATAATGATCCGATGTTTCCAAGGTCAATGGGTTATTATTTAAAGAGTCTAAGCTAAAATTGACCAGCCcgagcacatacacacaccagatactcacacactcaaacatgcCAATGAATCTCCCTCCGTTCAAAATATTCCACCAAAATATGCAGCCTGATTGAAGGAAGGAAAATGTAGATTGCTTGATCGTCATCTATGTTATTCATCTATATCGTCATGTGAGCCTGGAGTACCGTGTGGACCTGAAGATATGAGACAGGCAGCAGATGAGAATTCGTCCCGCAGAGTCCTTGTCTTCAGGAAGACCATGCTCTGAACACTTCTCTCCACGCCTGGCAAAtcacattttatgcaaatgtacATTCCTTATACATTACAGGATAATGCATGAACAGGGACTATTTACACTAAACATAATGTTATCTCTATGTTTGTGATAATGTATGGGAGATTAAGAATAACAGTGCTTCCTTGTAGACATTTATTAGAGCATAATAAAGGTATTACACCTTTGAATAGTACCTTGACCATTGTCACCTCCATCCTTTGGCAGAGGGGTGAGAAAGCGACAGTGAATGTGCCCAGATACCAGATTCCACACTATGATCTCTCCATCGTAGCTGCTCGTAGCAAGAAGAGCAGGCGGGCACTTTGCAATGCACAGAATGTCTTCCCTATGGCCTTTCTTCTGTTAAAAGGGAATTAAAAACAATGACCTACCGAAATGACAAAAGATGAAATGTGGCATGCTGTGCAAGATTCACCAGGTCATCACGCCATGATGGCTGAGGCTTCTGGATGTGATGTGAGTCCTCGGGTGAATcctaaaatgtgcaaaaaagatAATTATTCCTTTTGGTTTGATTGTGAATGAAGTGTTTCTAGCATACAGAGCATACAGATTCCTGAATTAACGTGTTAACATTGTGTCatgaaaaatcatgttttttttcacatacaCCCTACACTGATGGGCTTATATAAATCTGTGAAAAGTTTCCGACTGAGATCCAAAAATAGGTCATCAAAGGCTGCTCTTCTAAGGTTAACGTCTGGCAAGCGTTTTCACACCCACACATGATAATAAGATAACATTTAAGATGCGAAGATGattcacattttgcatttaccTTTCATATTCCAGCTTCAAAGCTTGACTTCTTGTTCTCACAGctcatttaaaaacttttgTTCTGTGACAACCCCATATTGTCGGATGCTCTTAACACTGAATCTGATCCCTTCTCACCACTTGGGTTTTCAGTAAATACTGTGTTTCGGTCAGAAGTGACTGAATGGTTTAAGGAATTTAAACATCTGAGGAAAAGAATACGCTTGTCCtaatgtagaattttttttttggtactcaATTCAACACACGCTGCCTGGTTTGGAATAAGAATGTTTTCCAGAAGTGTGCCAGAATCACTAATGTTAGTGAAGTCGGGAGAAATGATGACTTCTGGGATTTTGGATGTTATTGACCTTGCCCTGCCATACTCACAAGATAAATATCAACCTTCCTTCCCCAACCAACAGACATCACAAACCTGTCAAGGCAAGACAAGAATTATATTTCAGCTGGTTTGTGTGTCCGACACAAATAAACTCATTGATCAAATAAACTCACGCGTTGTTGTGCACTTTAAGGTACGTGCAGTCACATATATCAGGACATTCACCGTCTGAAGAAGCAACATGAACATATGAATACACATTTCAATCCACTTATATATATACAACCAAACACATTTAAGAAATGAACTGGTTTGACCTCTTCTGAGAATTTTGAGGCATTGGCCGTTATTGAAGTTCCAGATTTTAAGGCACCCATCTCTACCTCCTGTAACAAGCCTAATGAGATAAAGCAGGGATGAGCTCCTGATGAAGATCAGGTCAACATTTGAACAGCAGCATTCAGACCATACCTCCTTCCTTTGGAGTCAAAGGTCAAACAAGTTATTGCACAATGGCCATGGGCTTCTCCAAACTCAAACTGCTGCATTCCCGTATCAAAGTCCCATACTTTGACCACCTGACACGAAAAACATAGCATTAATGTCCTGAGAAAGAATTTCACCATGTCATTTCGAAGAAAAAGAATGATTTACCGATCCTTCAGTGCCGCTCACCACCTGACGAAACTCCTCACTGTAACCACAGCACAACACTGGTTCTTTGTGAGACACCGTTGAGTTGCCATGTGGCTGTGGTCTGTGAAGGCGAAGGGCAACATTAATCTGGGATCAGAGCATATCTCGGTATCACGGTGCCAGAATAAGAGAAGTGAGCCATAATCACATTCATCACAGATTAAAAGCAAACACACTTTCCACCTGTTCCTGCTCGCAGCCTCTCCCCCGGGATGGATTCAAATCCACCAACTGCTTTCTGATTTAAATTTCATGAAAGCACAGACGTCTGAAGGAAGCCATGAAATATTTAGCTAGAGTTGTGGTGAAGTCACCTTGTCCTGAGGGTCAGCCGAGCCACTGAGTCGGTTGCAACGTAGAGGCTCTTCAGCAGCGGAGAATACAGGCATGCTGAGATGTCCCCATGGATGAGACTGGCCTTCGGGTGTGCTGTGAACAGGCACGTCTGATCCATTATGTCCCATATCTGAAATTGTTTTTCATCTTTAGCATTAGAGCAGACGCTACTGTCTGTGGACTGCAgcggtgctgtgctgtgctgtgctaaGTGGGAATATTCTGGGTTGAAGAATTACTGAAGGAGTAACTGAACCACAGTGAAGGTTACGTTTTCAGCGTGACTTCCCTGTCTGCAGGAACACATAAAACCTCGGAGGAACACCATATCATGCTGTGAATTCACACATTTAGGAAAACTCTGCAGATGACAGGTCTGTATTCAAGGTGGGATGCAGTTGGCCAACACAGTTGTTCTGGAGTAACTGAAATATAGCCAGACTAGTGAGAAATTTGCATATGGTATGGTGCCTTACTGTTCAATACCGTCTGAGCGCCTTTTAAGTTTAAATATGATTAATTCTTGAAATTGATTATTTTAGACATCTCCAATCCAACTGAAAATTGgacataaacataaacactGTTGAATATGTTTAAAATCTAACACTTGCCTTGACTGTCTTGTCTGTGGAGACAGAGAAAATTTTACTGTCTTctgaagagatggagagataGCAGATTGGTGTACAGTGTCCCTTCAGCAAACCAGTAGGCTTTCTTGTAGAGAGGGTTGAAAAAATAGTGAATAATGCAGCAACAATACAATACAGCATAGATCTACACATCAGAGAATTACTGCGGGCCAACATTAGTAtgaaattaactaattcttttCAATATGCAGTTATCTCATCCACGGAGGTTATGTTGTCAgtgttaaaaaaattttttttatagtggaTCAATGTAACAGGCAGTAAATTCAAAAGAGAGGAAAGACCAGTCAGTGTTAGGAAGGCAACAGCTCCACCTCTCAATCCATATTAATGGACTGTATTTCTCTGGGGATGTATACATGCTGTCAAActtaatgcaaaaaataaacaccTTGGAGCAATTGTCCTAATAGTTTACAAAGAACAGTGGTTCGGTGGTTCAGACATACACTACCAGTGAAACGTTTGGACACTCCTACTCATTTATCGGTCTTGAGTTGTGTccattataaaacaaaactgaagacaaggCATAAAGTTCAACGtgctctccaaatcagggagctttgaTGGCAGCAtctcacactcttggcttctctccaccaccttaagttagactatggggatggtttccaacagtcctaaaggtttatactgaacagtTTCTTAACATTCAGTTAATTAGCATGAATGGGTTTTTGCTGATGGCAATATCAAACAAAAGAGGCGATAGATTAAAACAGATTAATTGAACATACTTTGCATTCtctacaaaaaatactaaatatgtttctttcaTTGGATTGTTCAAAATGGCCTTCATCTTAGtttccataactgccacagagtaagTGCATCTAAACTTTTGACTAGTAGTGTATTTAGTGGTTCTTCTCACACATTCTTTGGATCTCCATCTTAAAGTGCTCTTCTATGTTGTTGCCACTTTAAAACCAGATTTTAACATAAAGCATCTCACCCTGGCACATACGGGTTCCACATGCGTATGAGTCTGTCCATGCCACCTGTGACCAGGAGGTTGTGTTTCCTACAAAGGTCAAATGTCATCACCCCTTTGTGGACGACGAAAATGGTTCGGTCACAGGCTGCTCTTGGTTGTGGAGAGCCCACCCCAGGATGCACCTTCTTGGTCTTCCCCTCATGACAGACTTCTTTGATCTCCCTCAGCTGCTGTTCAATATTCATTGATGGAAGGACACACCCTGATGCATAACAGAGTGACATCTCAGGGGCAccagattttgtttttttttttaactgtaaataACTAACTGTAAGTGATCAGTGCACATGCgcgcgtgcgcgcacacacacacacacacacacacacacacacacacaactggacAGACTGATGACTCACAGCCATTAAACCTGCCTGTCCTTCTGGGTAGCAGCATGTTATTCAAATCAGATTAAGTGGGATTTCATTACTCTGAAGGCTGTGACAGATACCACTGCACATTAAATACACTGGATAAATGTCTCTTTCAGCACTCAGCATCAGCATTTGAAGAAAAGGACACGGGATGTCCACAGAATGTTTGTATTCCAGTGAggaaaaatataatttcttcTATAAACGTAAAACTGTGCCTAAATTCAAGAAGCAGAAGTAAATTCAGAGAATGGACAGAACGTAGAGAATTACCAATAACCAGGGCAGAGGCTTCATGGTTTGATGAGGACACAATAGCTCTAAAGTTTTGAAAGTATTTCATCTGTAAAGAAGACCATGATCATATATCAGTATGACAAATAGCTGCCAGAGACAATACAACGATTCGGGAAGAAGagtattaaaaaacaataagaataaaaatcaCCTTTGTCACCCAATCCTCATGGACCTTCCATCGAATATAAGTAATATTTGCAGCGTGCACTGCACTGTCCATTCCTATGTTAGGCACGTTTTcagtttttgccattttcttccATGTCCTGCAAATAAATGCAGGGAGGGAGAGTAGCATGAATCAACCATCCTAAGATGATTACACATGTTGCCTTTCATAAAACCTCCATCATGAAGAAATGTTAGCACTGCCGCACCATGTGAACACTGCTGACCACAAATACCACGCTTGAATTGTAATTTGATTGTAATATGGCACAGTGTTGGCAAATTGCATCAGAGATGGGTGCTTTGATAATTCACGTGATCTTTTGAGCGGGAATCAGGGCGGCTTGTCGACATTTTTGTGTATGCATAATTAATTATTGCATTCCATGAGCAGATGATTGTAAAACTCagggcaggtttttttttttttacctgagcGTCTCCCCGACGGATGTCATTAGTATGATGTTCACACATCCCTAAGATGCCAAAAGCCTCATAATTAATCAGGCGGATGACATTTAATGAACTTTCCTCATCATTTAATTGCATCTGTTGTCATTAGGAACAGGCTTTACCTGTGTGTCTCCGTACAGAATGGTGCACTCGTCTTGCCCGGTGTAGCTATGGAGATTGAAAGGGGAAATTACTATGAGGTCACAGCTGAGCCTGGCACAGCAAAAACCAACATTAGTATGTTTACCAGAGGCTTACCAATAGTCTAAAACAAGTGGCACGGTCTCTAGTGAGTTCACTTGGCAGTAAGGCTCAAGTGAGGACATTTCATAAAACTGgatctctctgtctctatggAAGAACACGCAGTGTGAAGCAGCAAGGCATTTAACTGTGATGAGCAAAGGCAGCGAATAAAAGTGAACACAGATTTGCAAATTAACTGGACTTCTAGCGGTATAAAGCACGTTCTGGTACCCTGTGCCAACGATGAGCTTATTGTACTGTGGCATTGTAGTGAAGTCTGTGGCCCACTTGGGCTTCCTGTTCACTGGCCTCTCATACTGAGACAAGGAAAGAAAAATTGTTATGCCATTGCTGACAGTTCATTCTTTTggtatgtaatatatatatatatatacacacaggcTATCAGTTCCTAACAAATATTAAGGGGCCAATGCAAAATTAGCATGAAATTAAAGGTACATTTGTGGTCTATGCAATTTATTATCAACCAGTGCATGGCTTTTATGGAAATGTACCTTTGTTTTGCACTCTGCAATAACAGGCCACAAGAACCCAAATGTCTATACATTTCAAATCATGTTTTTACGGCAAGACTCCCCCTTTTAAGTACcaatttaaagtttcagtttaGACTGTTTGTGCAGAAACTGTTGTTACACAGTGTGCACCATAgggacattaaaaaataaacctaCAAACACTTTCTTGCTCTTCTTGATTTGGAGCTCAGGGCTCCAGTAATTGACAGCCCCGTCCTCGCACACTGTGACGAGTGTCCCATCAGCGGTGCCGTGGATCCTCAGGATGGGCTCCCCGTGGTTCAGGGCCTTGACACTGGCGGGCAGTGCGAAGGACATCTGCTTGCTGCGCAGCACCGACTCTTCCTTTTCTGTGTACTCCAGCTGCATGTAGGTGCAGAACTCCTCCTGTGGGATGAAGCACAAATTGTTACAAagcagggttaaaaaaaaagcttcacaaATTCAATATCAGTATCTGCCCTTTGATTATCTGTAGTGCACATtcaattcacaatttgtttaagGAATCACAAACATAATTCAAGAAATTATCCTAGGATTGGGAtcactgtgtgagtgtgaaagtccatgagaaagcacacacacatgcacacacacaataatcaaTCTTATGTGCAAACAGTTACAATTTATGTGGCTTGATAGAAAATGCTTGCATTATTCATACCCATTCCACCCGGTCTTTTCCTGAGTAATCAATCTTCATAAAAAGCTCCTGGATCTGCGCGTCACTCTGTGATATTTAAAAAGCAAAGGATTAAGAACTAAAGTGATCATCCAGAGGGCTGGAAACAGGGGCTACTAGCATATTAACATGTTACTTAAGCTTGAAGAGGCTCTGCTCATCTAAGTCGATCAAAGCTGCCATAAACCTGCCTGTAGGACCTCAGGAATGGACACTCgtttttttaacagtttcaTTGCAGGTCTTATAAACACACAGGGGAAACTGAGGTCTTATCAAAAGATCTGCCATTGAGTACTGGTCCATACTTGCAGGTGCCATTTTATAGTCTAAAGGTAAACAAAGCAGAAGAATctcaataaatatgtaaatgttctttttaagaCCCTCATCCAAGGAGTTATTATTCTATTGAGTCTAGAATTaccataataattaaataaataataccaTAAAATCAGCCTAGAATGGGGTGGACAAATTTGAGAAATGTAGAATCTTAATTACTTACTATATAATGTAAATTCAAACATCTGTTCACAACTTGCTTGAAAGTTAAAAAATCCAGTGATCCCACGCCACCCATTTGCAATTcctgatgcaaaaaaatatttaaacagtaTAAAATTCTGTTAATTTGATATTAAtcaatttgaaacattttgtatTAATGAATGTACCTCAAAAGCTAATTTGAGCTCCTTGAGATTTTCAAGGGACACTCTCTGTTCAATCTATATGGAAATAGATTATGAAAAAGAATATGAGTGAAACATAGTAACAAGCATCGCACCAAATGTAATTAATTGAAACACATGCACTTATAaggcattttttaaatctaaatgtaaatattgaagCACACTTATGTGCTTATATTTTACAGGTATTAAAGCTACACAGCTCTCAGCATGAATGGTAAAGGTGACAGATGATCTTGAGGGCAGAGACACCTTCACGTCATACAACTCATGCAGTTCCACACTTACCAACCAGTTAATGAA is part of the Denticeps clupeoides chromosome 19, fDenClu1.1, whole genome shotgun sequence genome and harbors:
- the wdr95 gene encoding WD repeat-containing protein on Y chromosome isoform X9 — protein: MTSWLLRSHLSHSGLMLRVSGNRRPAEAQQAVSPGIKIQRWQTQTHKLPWEMPLDKSCRATSAVGKIEAKATLSFFEVEPATGNADLLRTRVLGHGEPEEGASALDQRGPNVQKLSPEWLEKELLKLEHRRHTLTLGDIKKLSGQQSYSTDPFNGIHKLKRSEFINWLIEQRVSLENLKELKLAFEELQMGGVGSLDFLTFKQVVNRCLNLHYISDAQIQELFMKIDYSGKDRVEWEEFCTYMQLEYTEKEESVLRSKQMSFALPASVKALNHGEPILRIHGTADGTLVTVCEDGAVNYWSPELQIKKSKKVFYERPVNRKPKWATDFTTMPQYNKLIVGTGYQNVLYTARSPVNLQICVHFYSLPLLITVKCLAASHCVFFHRDREIQFYEMSSLEPYCQVNSLETVPLVLDYCYTGQDECTILYGDTQGCVNIILMTSVGETLRTWKKMAKTENVPNIGMDSAVHAANITYIRWKVHEDWVTKMKYFQNFRAIVSSSNHEASALVIGCVLPSMNIEQQLREIKEVCHEGKTKKVHPGVGSPQPRAACDRTIFVVHKGVMTFDLCRKHNLLVTGGMDRLIRMWNPYVPGKPTGLLKGHCTPICYLSISSEDSKIFSVSTDKTVKIWDIMDQTCLFTAHPKASLIHGDISACLYSPLLKSLYVATDSVARLTLRTRPQPHGNSTVSHKEPVLCCGYSEEFRQVVSGTEGSVVKVWDFDTGMQQFEFGEAHGHCAITCLTFDSKGRRLVTGGRDGCLKIWNFNNGQCLKILRRDGECPDICDCTYLKVHNNAFVMSVGWGRKVDIYLDSPEDSHHIQKPQPSWRDDLKKGHREDILCIAKCPPALLATSSYDGEIIVWNLVSGHIHCRFLTPLPKDGGDNGQGVERSVQSMVFLKTRTLRDEFSSAACLISSGPHATNCWRAHIKSITGLQIVDSDQVLLTSSTDCTVRLWSRNGEFIGTFGQLDRWSVHTPSSWKHPGVPYEVLVDPLSMPTHSVLDRERDKAGCSDQDETDDPPTDEALRLTTSEVQLQLDEDRQSKLRHPPLCISDGDIEREISSAFLPAQPGKRLRHEIFKHANKLLHHGSPKACATLKCFDIDDVSSTCKRPDLPLSGSDPVIPGSVQDEPAES
- the wdr95 gene encoding WD repeat-containing protein on Y chromosome isoform X2 → MTSWLLRSHLSHSGLMLRVSGNRRPAEAQQAVSPGIKIQRWQTQTHKLPWEMPLDKSCRATSAVGKIEAKATLSFFEVEPATGNADLLRTRVLGHGEPEEGASALDQRGPNVQKLSPEWLEKELLKLEHRRHTLTLGDIKKLSGQQSYSTDPFNGIHKLKRSEFINWLIEQRVSLENLKELKLAFEELQMGGVGSLDFLTFKQVVNRCLNLHYISDAQIQELFMKIDYSGKDRVEWEEFCTYMQLEYTEKEESVLRSKQMSFALPASVKALNHGEPILRIHGTADGTLVTVCEDGAVNYWSPELQIKKSKKVFYERPVNRKPKWATDFTTMPQYNKLIVGTGYQNVLYTARSPVNLQICVHFYSLPLLITVKCLAASHCVFFHRDREIQFYEMSSLEPYCQVNSLETVPLVLDYCYTGQDECTILYGDTQGCVNIILMTSVGETLRTWKKMAKTENVPNIGMDSAVHAANITYIRWKVHEDWVTKMKYFQNFRAIVSSSNHEASALVIGCVLPSMNIEQQLREIKEVCHEGKTKKVHPGVGSPQPRAACDRTIFVVHKGVMTFDLCRKHNLLVTGGMDRLIRMWNPYVPGKPTGLLKGHCTPICYLSISSEDSKIFSVSTDKTVKIWDIMDQTCLFTAHPKASLIHGDISACLYSPLLKSLYVATDSVARLTLRTRPQPHGNSTVSHKEPVLCCGYSEEFRQVVSGTEGSVVKVWDFDTGMQQFEFGEAHGHCAITCLTFDSKGRRLVTGGRDGCLKIWNFNNGQCLKILRRDGECPDICDCTYLKVHNNAFVMSVGWGRKVDIYLDSPEDSHHIQKPQPSWRDDLKKGHREDILCIAKCPPALLATSSYDGEIIVWNLVSGHIHCRFLTPLPKDGGDNGQGVERSVQSMVFLKTRTLRDEFSSAACLISSGPHGCIFWWNILNGGRFIGMFECSKFKQQITKLAVSADDSMLYAADQGGYIYIYEITSFALRPIQKAPKTTNCWRAHIKSITGLQIVDSDQVLLTSSTDCTVRLWSRNGEFIGTFGQLDRWSVHTPSSWKHPGVPYEVLVDPLSMPTHSVLDRERDKAGCSDQDETDDPPTDEALRLTTSEVLQLDEDRQSKLRHPPLCISDGDIEREISSAFLPAQPGKRLRHEIFKHANKLLHHGSPKACATLKCFDIDDVSSTCKRPDLPLSGSDPVIPGSVQDEPAES
- the wdr95 gene encoding WD repeat-containing protein on Y chromosome isoform X8, with protein sequence MTSWLLRSHLSHSGLMLRVSGNRRPAEAQQAVSPGIKIQRWQTQTHKLPWEMPLDKSCRATSAVGKIEAKATLSFFEVEPATGNADLLRTRVLGHGEPEEGASALDQRGPNVQKLSPEWLEKELLKLEHRRHTLTLGDIKKLSGQQSYSTDPFNGIHKLKSDAQIQELFMKIDYSGKDRVEWEEFCTYMQLEYTEKEESVLRSKQMSFALPASVKALNHGEPILRIHGTADGTLVTVCEDGAVNYWSPELQIKKSKKVFYERPVNRKPKWATDFTTMPQYNKLIVGTGYQNVLYTARSPVNLQICVHFYSLPLLITVKCLAASHCVFFHRDREIQFYEMSSLEPYCQVNSLETVPLVLDYCYTGQDECTILYGDTQGCVNIILMTSVGETLRTWKKMAKTENVPNIGMDSAVHAANITYIRWKVHEDWVTKMKYFQNFRAIVSSSNHEASALVIGCVLPSMNIEQQLREIKEVCHEGKTKKVHPGVGSPQPRAACDRTIFVVHKGVMTFDLCRKHNLLVTGGMDRLIRMWNPYVPGKPTGLLKGHCTPICYLSISSEDSKIFSVSTDKTVKIWDIMDQTCLFTAHPKASLIHGDISACLYSPLLKSLYVATDSVARLTLRTRPQPHGNSTVSHKEPVLCCGYSEEFRQVVSGTEGSVVKVWDFDTGMQQFEFGEAHGHCAITCLTFDSKGRRLVTGGRDGCLKIWNFNNGQCLKILRRDGECPDICDCTYLKVHNNAFVMSVGWGRKVDIYLDSPEDSHHIQKPQPSWRDDLKKGHREDILCIAKCPPALLATSSYDGEIIVWNLVSGHIHCRFLTPLPKDGGDNGQGVERSVQSMVFLKTRTLRDEFSSAACLISSGPHGCIFWWNILNGGRFIGMFECSKFKQQITKLAVSADDSMLYAADQGGYIYIYEITSFALRPIQKAPKTTNCWRAHIKSITGLQIVDSDQVLLTSSTDCTVRLWSRNGEFIGTFGQLDRWSVHTPSSWKHPGVPYEVLVDPLSMPTHSVLDRERDKAGCSDQDETDDPPTDEALRLTTSEVQLQLDEDRQSKLRHPPLCISDGDIEREISSAFLPAQPGKRLRHEIFKHANKLLHHGSPKACATLKCFDIDDVSSTCKRPDLPLSGSDPVIPGSVQDEPAES
- the wdr95 gene encoding WD repeat-containing protein on Y chromosome isoform X1, whose product is MTSWLLRSHLSHSGLMLRVSGNRRPAEAQQAVSPGIKIQRWQTQTHKLPWEMPLDKSCRATSAVGKIEAKATLSFFEVEPATGNADLLRTRVLGHGEPEEGASALDQRGPNVQKLSPEWLEKELLKLEHRRHTLTLGDIKKLSGQQSYSTDPFNGIHKLKRSEFINWLIEQRVSLENLKELKLAFEELQMGGVGSLDFLTFKQVVNRCLNLHYISDAQIQELFMKIDYSGKDRVEWEEFCTYMQLEYTEKEESVLRSKQMSFALPASVKALNHGEPILRIHGTADGTLVTVCEDGAVNYWSPELQIKKSKKVFYERPVNRKPKWATDFTTMPQYNKLIVGTGYQNVLYTARSPVNLQICVHFYSLPLLITVKCLAASHCVFFHRDREIQFYEMSSLEPYCQVNSLETVPLVLDYCYTGQDECTILYGDTQGCVNIILMTSVGETLRTWKKMAKTENVPNIGMDSAVHAANITYIRWKVHEDWVTKMKYFQNFRAIVSSSNHEASALVIGCVLPSMNIEQQLREIKEVCHEGKTKKVHPGVGSPQPRAACDRTIFVVHKGVMTFDLCRKHNLLVTGGMDRLIRMWNPYVPGKPTGLLKGHCTPICYLSISSEDSKIFSVSTDKTVKIWDIMDQTCLFTAHPKASLIHGDISACLYSPLLKSLYVATDSVARLTLRTRPQPHGNSTVSHKEPVLCCGYSEEFRQVVSGTEGSVVKVWDFDTGMQQFEFGEAHGHCAITCLTFDSKGRRLVTGGRDGCLKIWNFNNGQCLKILRRDGECPDICDCTYLKVHNNAFVMSVGWGRKVDIYLDSPEDSHHIQKPQPSWRDDLKKGHREDILCIAKCPPALLATSSYDGEIIVWNLVSGHIHCRFLTPLPKDGGDNGQGVERSVQSMVFLKTRTLRDEFSSAACLISSGPHGCIFWWNILNGGRFIGMFECSKFKQQITKLAVSADDSMLYAADQGGYIYIYEITSFALRPIQKAPKTTNCWRAHIKSITGLQIVDSDQVLLTSSTDCTVRLWSRNGEFIGTFGQLDRWSVHTPSSWKHPGVPYEVLVDPLSMPTHSVLDRERDKAGCSDQDETDDPPTDEALRLTTSEVQLQLDEDRQSKLRHPPLCISDGDIEREISSAFLPAQPGKRLRHEIFKHANKLLHHGSPKACATLKCFDIDDVSSTCKRPDLPLSGSDPVIPGSVQDEPAES
- the wdr95 gene encoding WD repeat-containing protein on Y chromosome isoform X4, producing the protein MTSWLLRSHLSHSGLMLRVSGNRRPAEAQQAVSPGIKIQRWQTQTHKLPWEMPLDKSCRATSAVGKIEAKATLSFFEVEPATGNADLLRTRVLGHGEPEEGASALDQRGPNVQKLSPEWLEKELLKLEHRRHTLTLGDIKKLSGQQSYSTDPFNGIHKLKRSEFINWLIEQRVSLENLKELKLAFEELQMGGVGSLDFLTFKQVVNRCLNLHYISDAQIQELFMKIDYSGKDRVEWEEFCTYMQLEYTEKEESVLRSKQMSFALPASVKALNHGEPILRIHGTADGTLVTVCEDGAVNYWSPELQIKKSKKVFYERPVNRKPKWATDFTTMPQYNKLIVGTGYQNVLYTARSPVNLQICVHFYSLPLLITVKCLAASHCVFFHRDREIQFYEMSSLEPYCQVNSLETVPLVLDYCYTGQDECTILYGDTQGCVNIILMTSVGETLRTWKKMAKTENVPNIGMDSAVHAANITYIRWKVHEDWVTKMKYFQNFRAIVSSSNHEASALVIGCVLPSMNIEQQLREIKEVCHEGKTKKVHPGVGSPQPRAACDRTIFVVHKGVMTFDLCRKHNLLVTGGMDRLIRMWNPYVPGKPTGLLKGHCTPICYLSISSEDSKIFSVSTDKTVKIWDIMDQTCLFTAHPKASLIHGDISACLYSPLLKSLYVATDSVARLTLRTRPQPHGNSTVSHKEPVLCCGYSEEFRQVVSGTEGSVVKVWDFDTGMQQFEFGEAHGHCAITCLTFDSKGRRLVTGGRDGCLKIWNFNNGQCLKILRRDGECPDICDCTYLKVHNNAFVMSVGWGRKVDIYLDSPEDSHHIQKPQPSWRDDLKKGHREDILCIAKCPPALLATSSYDGEIIVWNLVSGHIHCRFLTPLPKDGGDNGQGVERSVQSMVFLKTRTLRDEFSSAACLISSGPHGCIFWWNILNGGRFIGMFECSKFKQQITKLAVSADDSMLYAADQGGYIYIYEITSFALRPIQKAPKTTNCWRAHIKSITGLQIVDSDQVLLTSSTDCTVRLWSRNGEFIGTFGQLDRWSVHTPSSWKHPGVPYEVLVDPLSMPTHSVLDRERDKAGCSDQDETDDPPTDEALRLTTSELQLDEDRQSKLRHPPLCISDGDIEREISSAFLPAQPGKRLRHEIFKHANKLLHHGSPKACATLKCFDIDDVSSTCKRPDLPLSGSDPVIPGSVQDEPAES